The window AGGTGTCCTCGACACTCGGATTACACCGCTGAAAAACGCGACGGCTAGCTCACGACGACGCCCGACGACTCGAGTCCAAAAACGGTCTCACGGGGAGCGTGTCAGAGGCACGAGTGTCGTGAGACCGAATAGTCGTTCGTAACGAACCATAGTCAGCGTTCCGGCCGAACCGGTCGCGAGAGCGCGTGTCCCCTCCCGGGCCGATACGATGTCGGGATATCGCTGCTGCGATCCTCGAGAAGACGCCGGCCTGGCTCGTTACTCGTCCGGGCTCGGCGACTGGAGCCGCGAGAGGTACGACGCCAGGTCGGTCGTCGTAACGATGCCGATCACGCCTTCAGTCTCGTCGACCGCCGGGACGTGTTTGAACCCGTGTTCGATCATCAGGTCGGCGACGTCCCGGATCGAGTCCTGCGCGGAGGCCGTGATGACGTCGGTGGTCATGTACCGCGAAACGGTCGTCTCCGCCTTCGGTTGGCTCTGGGCGACGATGTCGACGAAGTCGGTCGAGG of the Halobiforma lacisalsi AJ5 genome contains:
- a CDS encoding CBS domain-containing protein, with product MEDIFVARVMSSSLHTVSPDTLVEDAGQVMLENDIGSVIVVDEDGGLEGILTSTDFVDIVAQSQPKAETTVSRYMTTDVITASAQDSIRDVADLMIEHGFKHVPAVDETEGVIGIVTTTDLASYLSRLQSPSPDE